The Gemmobacter aquarius genome contains the following window.
AGCTGATGCGGCAGGTGGCGGGGCGTGCGGGGCGGGCCGAAAAGCGCGGGGCGGCGTGGCTGCAGACCCACCAGCCCGAGCATCCGGTGATAAGGGCCATCCTGGGCGGGGACGAAGAAGCCTTCTGGCGCGCCGAGGCCGCCGAGCGGCGGGCAGCGGGGGTGCCGCCCTATGGACGGATGGCCGGGATCATCCTGTCGGGGCCGGATGTGCAACAGGTTTTCGAGTTCGGCGCAGAACTCGCGCGGCGCGACGGGCCTTTGCGCCGGATCGGGGCGCAGGTGTTCGGGCCTGCTCCGGCCCCGATCTCGCGCGTCAGGGGGCGGCATCGGGTGCGGCTGCTGGTCAAGGCTGGAAAGCTTGTCCCCTTGCAGGCGGCGCTGGCCGAATGGGTGGCGCAGCTGCGCCTGCCGGCAAATCTGCGCCTCGCAATCGACATCGACCCGCAGAGTTTTCTTTAGCGACAGCGGAATTTGACGCAAATTCCGCGTCGGAAAATGACGCATTTTCCGGTGTCACGCGGCGCAGGCGGTGTCAGCCGGTTTCTGCGTCAGAAACCGTCGCGGAATTTGCGTCAAATTCCGCTGCACTGGCGCGGGAGGCCTCTGCGCCCTATATAACGGGTCAAAGCAAAGGAGACCGCCATGTTCCTCTTCGACCGCAAGAAGACCGAGATGGTCACACCCGACCGCGCGCTTCCCGGACGGGCCGAGCCACTTCCGACCGCAGAGACGCATTTCATCAACGGCCTGCCGCTGAAATCGCCCGTGCCTGCGGGGATGGAGGAGGCGATGTTCGGCATGGGCTGCTTCTGGGGTGTCGAGCGCAAGTTCTGGGCTTTGCCGGGGGTCTGGCTGACCATGGTGGGCTATGCCGGTGGCTACACGCCGAACCCGACCTACCCCGAGACCTGCACCCAGCTTACCGGGCACAACGAGGTGGTTCGGGTGATCTTCGATCCCGCCATGATCAGCTACGAGCAGTTGTTGCAACTGTTCTGGGAAAACCATGACCCGACGCAGGGCATGCGGCAGGGCAACGATGTGGGGTCGACCTATCGTTCGGGCATCTACACCTATAGCGAAGCGCAGGCCCAAGCCGCGCGCGACAGCAAGTCGGTCTATCAGGACCGGCTGAAAGCCGCGGGTTACGGTGCGATCACAACCGAAATCCTACCGGTGCCGGTGTTTTACTTCGCCGAAGCCTATCACCAGCAGTACCTTGCGAAAAACCCCGACGGATATTGCGGCATCGGCGGGACCGGCGTAACCTGCCCCATCGGACTGTCCGCCTGAAGCGCGGTCGTTTGCTTCGGGGGCTCCTGTGACGAAAAAGAAGATCGACACCCGCACGCCGGGACTTGAGGCGGGTGTCGCACTTGCGCGTTGGCTGACGGGCAAAGAGCATCTGCATTACGGGCTCTGGACCGGGTTCGAGGTTCGCGCCGCCAACCTTGGCCCCGCGCAGGATGCCTATAGCGTCAAGCTGTTCGCCATGTTGCCGCAGGGTCGGAGGCTGCGCATCCTCGACATCGGGGGTGGGGCGGGCGAGACGGCAAAGCGGCTGATCGGCATGGGCCATAGCGTGGAAATCGTGGTGCCCTCTCCCTATCTTGCAGAACGCTGCCGCGAGAATGCCAAGGGCGCAGTGATCCACGAGGATTATTTCGAAGACGTACAGGTGAGCGGCCCGTTTGACGTGTGCCTGTTCTCGGAAAGCTTCCAGTACATGCATTATGGCGTGTCGCTGCCCAAGGCGCGGGGCTTGCTTGCGCCAGACGGTGTGATCGTGATCGGCGATACCTTCCGTCGCGAGGGGTTCCGTCGTGGTGGTGGCGACCGGCCGGTCGGTGGCGGGCATCCGATCGGTGACTTCCGCACCTACCTGCCCCGCGCGGGCCTGCAGATCGAGGCGGAAGAAGATGTGACCGAAGGCGTTGCGCCATCGATCGATCTGGAACAGGCGTTCTTCAATGTGGTGGGCGTCGGCATGGCCGGACTCGACCGCGAGTTGACCGAGAAGAAGCCCTTCGTCCGCAGGCTGGCTGTCGGCGTGATCGGGGCGCTTATGGGTAGCCGTGGCCGCGACAAGCTGGCGCGCCGTTTGCGCGGCACGGCGCGAACGTCGGATGCCTTCGTTGCGAACAACTGCTATCTGCTGATGCGACTGGGGCAGGTCTGACCCCTTCCTGCCCGTGATTGGAGACTGACGATGCCGACCTATTCCGCCCTGACGACCCTGATGGGCGAGGATGCCGCCGAGGCGCTGGCCGAAGCCGTCGAAAAGATGAACCCCGAACCCACGGGCGTTGGTGTCTTCGAGATCGAGGACGATTCGGGGCTTTGGGAAGTGGGCGCCTATTTCCTCGAACAGCCCGACGAGGTGGTTCTGGATGTGCTGGCCATGGCTTTCGGGGCCAAGCCCTTTGCCGTGTCGGAAATCCCCGAGATCGATTGGGTCGCCAAGGTCCGGCGAGAGCTGTCGCCGGTCGAGGCGGGGCGCTTCTTCGTGTATGGCAGCCATGACGCCGACAAAGTTCCGCAGGACGCAGGGCGCGTTGCCTTGCAGATCGAGGCGACCGTGGCCTTCGGCACAGGGCATCACGGCACGACGCTGGGATGTCTCAAGGCGTTCGACCGGCTGTTCGAGGGCGGCTTCCGCCCTGCATCGGTGGCCGATATCGGCTGCGGCACGGCCGTGCTGGCCATGGCGGCGGCGGCGGTCTTGCCCGACGCGCTGGTGATCGCATCCGACATCGATCAGGTCGCGGTCGACGTGGCGCGTGCCAATGTCGACATCAACGGGCTGACGGGGCGGCTCGACTGTCTGGAAGCCGCCGGTTTCGCGCATCCACGTCTGGCCGAGGCGGGGCCGTTCGATCTGGTTTTTGCCAATATCCTGAAAGGGCCGCTGGTCGAGCTGGCGCCCGACATGGCGCGGCATGTGGCACCGGGGGGGCTGGCGATCCTGTCGGGCTTGCTGGTGGTGCAGGCCGAGGCGGTGACTGCGGCCTATCTGGCGGCGGGCTTTACCCTGCAAAGCCGCGATGACATCGGGGAATGGTCGACGCTGGTCCTGAAGCGGGGCTGATTGCGGGCGTTCGGGAAACACAGCGTTTCCGGACCCCTGCCTAGGTTTAGCCTTAGTTAAAGCGTAATTTTGCCACTGGTGAAACGCTTGCGCGAGGGCCAGTGATGTTCGATCCGAACCGCGAAGATTTCAATGCCCGCGTGCTTAGGTTGCGCCGCGAACATGCGCTGGGCCGCGGCTTCGAGGCGGGCGGCGCGCTTGGACGGTCGGCCTTTCGCCGCGAAGCGGTGCGTCGCCGTCCGGCGCTGCGGGCCGGACTTTTCATAATCGCCTTCGCATTCGGGATGAAGGGTGCGCTGCACGCGCATCTCGGTCCCGATGGCTATGCCGAACGGGTGGCACAGATATCGACGGAAACCACGCTTTCCGGCGTGCCGCGGGCGCTTATGGCTGCCGATCCGTTGACGGTTCTGGTGTCTGACGCGATCAAACGGGTCAGGGTCGCACTTTAGGTGCGCGGCAATGCAAAAGGCCGCCGACCCGATTGGTCGACGGCCCAAGCATACGTCGGGGTCACTGACTGATCAGCGACCGATCATCTCGATGTCGCCGCGGCACAGACCGATATCGTCAAGCTCACGGTCGGTGAGGTTGCCGAGGGCCTTGCGGGTGACGCGGGCGTCGTTCCAGTTGGAGAGCGACAGGAAGGCGTCGCTGACGAACTGCACGAAGCGGAAGATCGAAATGGCGCCGAACGGCGCCGGACGGGTCGTTTCGAAGGCGGCCATGGCTAGTATCCTTTTACAAACTGCTCAAAGCTGAGGCATCGGTGCCTCGTGACAGCGAAATAGCTGTGCTGCAGGTGCATAACAAGCGCTGCGCTTGCATTGCAGCCTTGCGCGCCACGCATGACAGGTTAAAGGCGCGTGGCCCTTTGTTTGCAAGGAAAACCACCACCCGATCGCGAAGCAGTCGCTTAAACGCGTCATCGGGTCGGTTTCTGCACCTGCATAAAGCACCAAGCGCAACGGCCTGCAATAGGCGTTAAAGCGATTGCCCGATGTTCTTGTTTCGTGCTAATTGTCCCGCAAAAGAAAACCGCGCCGAAACGGCGGGTGAAGGGCAGGGAACAGATGCGCGTCTTGGGAATCGACCCCGGCCTGCGAAACCTAGGGTGGGGAATCATCGATGTGGCAGGGGCAAAGATCGTCCATGTCGCCAACGGCATATGCCATTCCGCCCCCGGGACAGGTGATGGCGATCTCGCCCTGCGATTGGTCAGCCTTTACGAACAACTGACCGCCGTGATCCGCACCTACTGCCCCGATCAGGCGGCGGTCGAGCATACCTTTGTCAACAAGGATGCGGTGGCGACGCTGAAACTGGGGCAGGCGCGGGGCATCGCCCTTCTGGTGCCGGCGCAGGCGGGGATTACGGTTGGCGAATATGCTCCGAACGCGGTTAAGAAAACCGTCGTCGGCGTGGGCCATGCCGCCAAGGTGCAGGTCGACCATATGGTGCGGCTGCATCTGCCCGGTGTGGTGATTGCGGGGGCCGATGCGGCGGATGCGCTGGCCATCGCAATCTGCCACGCGCATCATATGCAAAGCGCCGGGCGTCTTGCCCAAGCGTTGAAAAGGGCGGCGGGATGATCGGCAAGATTTCGGGACGGCTCGATTGGCGCGGTCAGGGCGAGGTGTTGATCGACGTGCGCGGCGTGGGCTATCTCGTCCATGTCAGCGACCGCACGATGATGGGCCTGCCCGCCGTGGGCGAGGCCGTGTCGCTTTATACCGAACTGCTGGTGCGCGAGGATTTGCTGCAGCTTTTCGGTTTTCCCACCATGTTCGAGAAGGAATGGCACAAGCTGCTCACCACCGTGCAAGGGGTGGGCGCCAAGGCGTCGATGTCCATCCTCGGCACGCTCGGGGCCGAAGGCGTGGCGCGGGCGATAACGCTGGGCGATGCGCGTGCCGTGCAATCGGCACCCGGTGTCGGGCCAAAGCTGGCGCAAAGGGTGATCCTCGAGCTGAAATCCAAGGCCCATTCGGTGATGGCGGCGGGCGGCGGGCTGATGGCCGTGGCCGAAGCTGATGACGAGGTGATCGAGGCCGCGGCGGCCCCTGCGCCCAAGCGGGCCGTAAAGCCCGCGCTGCCCAACGCCTCGCAGGCGCGGGCGGTCGCGGCCTCCGATGCGCTTTCGGCCTTGGCCAACCTTGGCTATGCGCCCGCCGATGCGGCGCAGGCGGTGGCGGCGGCGGGGGGCGACGATCCGGAGGCCACGACCGCCACGCTGATCCGGGCGGCGCTGAAACTGCTCGCGCCGAAGGGCTAAGGGATGGAACCCGATCCGATCATCCGGCCCGAGCGCTTGGCCGAAGACACCGACCGCGCGCTGCGCCCGCAGACGCTGGAAGAGTTCGTCGGCCAAGCCGAGGCGCGGGCCAACCTGCGGGTCTTCATCGAAAGTGCCAAGATGCGGGGCGAGGCGATGGACCATACGCTGTTCCATGGCCCTCCGGGGCTGGGCAAGACCACCTTGGCGCAGATCATGGCGCGTGAATTGGGGGTGGGGTTCCGCATGACATCCGGCCCCGTGCTGGCGAAACCCGGCGATCTGGCGGCGATCCTGACCAATCTGGAACCGCGCGACGTGCTGTTCATCGACGAAATCCACCGCCTTTCTCCTGTGGTCGAAGAGGTGCTCTATCCCGCTTTGGAGGATTTCGCGCTCGATCTGGTGATCGGCGAAGGACCGGCGGCCCGCACGGTGCGAATCGATTTGCAGCCGTTCACGCTGGTGGGGGCTACGACTCGGCTGGGTCTTTTGACCACACCGCTGCGCGACCGGTTCGGAATTCCCACGCGGCTGCAATTCTATACCGAGGATGAGCTTGACCTGATCGTCACGCGCGGCGCGCGGTTGCTGGGCATCGCCTCCGATCCCGAAGGCACGCGCGAAATTGCGCGACGGGCACGAGGCACGCCGCGCGTTGCGGGGCGCTTGCTGCGGCGGGTGGTCGATTTTGTGCTGGTCGAGGGTGACGGGCGGCTGACCAAGGCGATTGCCGACCGCGCGCTGACGCGGCTGGGGGTCGACCATCTGGGCCTCGATGGCGCTGACCGGCGCTATATTCTGCTTCTGGCGGAAAACTACGGGGGCGGGCCGGTGGGGGTGGAAACCATCGCGGCAGCTTTGTCAGAGGCGCGGGATGCCATCGAAGAGGTAATCGAGCCTTATCTTCTGCAGCAGGGGCTGATCCAGCGCACGCCACGGGGGCGGATGCTGGCGGCCAAGGCGTGGCGGCATATCGGGCTGGACGTGCCGAAGGGGCCGGGACAACCGGATCTGTTCGAAGCCTGACCTGACCGGAATTCTTCGGCGATGAATTTCCTGTGCCGGTTCTGGCAGGTAGCGATTGAGCCTTGCGTGGTGATCCGTTAGCCGGTGGGCAAACAGGTCGGAGGTTTTCATGACACCGGACGAGATCGCAGCCTTGTTCACCCGCGCCGACGGGCAATATCTGTGTGCCCGCTGGGGGCGGCCCATCGTGCCTGTGGTCTTTGGCGTCGAGGAGTCGACACTTTCCGTTCTCAAGGGCGCGGTCGAGGCGGTGGTGACGCTTGCAGGTCACAAGATGGCCGAAACGGATACCGAACTTGGCGCAAACCTGATGGTATTTTTCCTCCGCGATTGGGCCGAATTGCCCGAAGTGCCCAATCTGGACCGGCTGATTCCTGACCTT
Protein-coding sequences here:
- the msrA gene encoding peptide-methionine (S)-S-oxide reductase MsrA gives rise to the protein MFLFDRKKTEMVTPDRALPGRAEPLPTAETHFINGLPLKSPVPAGMEEAMFGMGCFWGVERKFWALPGVWLTMVGYAGGYTPNPTYPETCTQLTGHNEVVRVIFDPAMISYEQLLQLFWENHDPTQGMRQGNDVGSTYRSGIYTYSEAQAQAARDSKSVYQDRLKAAGYGAITTEILPVPVFYFAEAYHQQYLAKNPDGYCGIGGTGVTCPIGLSA
- a CDS encoding class I SAM-dependent methyltransferase, whose product is MTKKKIDTRTPGLEAGVALARWLTGKEHLHYGLWTGFEVRAANLGPAQDAYSVKLFAMLPQGRRLRILDIGGGAGETAKRLIGMGHSVEIVVPSPYLAERCRENAKGAVIHEDYFEDVQVSGPFDVCLFSESFQYMHYGVSLPKARGLLAPDGVIVIGDTFRREGFRRGGGDRPVGGGHPIGDFRTYLPRAGLQIEAEEDVTEGVAPSIDLEQAFFNVVGVGMAGLDRELTEKKPFVRRLAVGVIGALMGSRGRDKLARRLRGTARTSDAFVANNCYLLMRLGQV
- a CDS encoding DUF1127 domain-containing protein, which produces MAAFETTRPAPFGAISIFRFVQFVSDAFLSLSNWNDARVTRKALGNLTDRELDDIGLCRGDIEMIGR
- the ruvA gene encoding Holliday junction branch migration protein RuvA, translating into MIGKISGRLDWRGQGEVLIDVRGVGYLVHVSDRTMMGLPAVGEAVSLYTELLVREDLLQLFGFPTMFEKEWHKLLTTVQGVGAKASMSILGTLGAEGVARAITLGDARAVQSAPGVGPKLAQRVILELKSKAHSVMAAGGGLMAVAEADDEVIEAAAAPAPKRAVKPALPNASQARAVAASDALSALANLGYAPADAAQAVAAAGGDDPEATTATLIRAALKLLAPKG
- a CDS encoding 50S ribosomal protein L11 methyltransferase, producing MPTYSALTTLMGEDAAEALAEAVEKMNPEPTGVGVFEIEDDSGLWEVGAYFLEQPDEVVLDVLAMAFGAKPFAVSEIPEIDWVAKVRRELSPVEAGRFFVYGSHDADKVPQDAGRVALQIEATVAFGTGHHGTTLGCLKAFDRLFEGGFRPASVADIGCGTAVLAMAAAAVLPDALVIASDIDQVAVDVARANVDINGLTGRLDCLEAAGFAHPRLAEAGPFDLVFANILKGPLVELAPDMARHVAPGGLAILSGLLVVQAEAVTAAYLAAGFTLQSRDDIGEWSTLVLKRG
- the ruvB gene encoding Holliday junction branch migration DNA helicase RuvB: MEPDPIIRPERLAEDTDRALRPQTLEEFVGQAEARANLRVFIESAKMRGEAMDHTLFHGPPGLGKTTLAQIMARELGVGFRMTSGPVLAKPGDLAAILTNLEPRDVLFIDEIHRLSPVVEEVLYPALEDFALDLVIGEGPAARTVRIDLQPFTLVGATTRLGLLTTPLRDRFGIPTRLQFYTEDELDLIVTRGARLLGIASDPEGTREIARRARGTPRVAGRLLRRVVDFVLVEGDGRLTKAIADRALTRLGVDHLGLDGADRRYILLLAENYGGGPVGVETIAAALSEARDAIEEVIEPYLLQQGLIQRTPRGRMLAAKAWRHIGLDVPKGPGQPDLFEA
- the ruvC gene encoding crossover junction endodeoxyribonuclease RuvC, with amino-acid sequence MRVLGIDPGLRNLGWGIIDVAGAKIVHVANGICHSAPGTGDGDLALRLVSLYEQLTAVIRTYCPDQAAVEHTFVNKDAVATLKLGQARGIALLVPAQAGITVGEYAPNAVKKTVVGVGHAAKVQVDHMVRLHLPGVVIAGADAADALAIAICHAHHMQSAGRLAQALKRAAG